GCGCCAGCACGCGCAGGAAGAACTCCAGATCGTGGGCATAGCGCAGTCCCGAGAAACAACCGATCTCGTGGAACAGGGATCGCCGCGCACAAATGTTCGACGTCGTCATCAGAAAATTACCGTTCACGAGTGCCAGGGACAGGTCGCCGATCTCCTGGTAGAACGCCTTTCCCCGTTCGTGCCACCGATTGTGGATCGGATCGCCCTCTTCATCCACAAAATTAAGCGCCGTGGTCACCACAGCGACAGCCGGGTCGTTTCTGAAAACCTGAAGACAATCGGCGAGACGTTCCGGATGGTAGGCGTCATCGGAGTTCAGGATGGCGACAAACTCGCCCCTGGCCCTATGGATCGCGGCGTTCAATGTGTAATGGGCGCCCTGGTTGGGATGAGACCAGAACACGATCTCGCGCCTGGCCGCCGCAAGGGCACGCACTACGGCAACGGAGCCGTCGCACGATCCGTCGTCAACGACGATTATCTCCAATGGTTGCGCGGATTGGGCGAAGACGCTTTCGAGCGCGTGGCCTACATAGCGCTCGTGGTTGTAGAGCGGAATTAATAACGGAAACGCTGCCGTCGTTGTACGTATTCGCTTTCATCGGGATTGAAGCATAAGAAAGTCGAAGGTGTGTGTCAAAGGCGGTCATGGCACCCGGCCATGCCTGAGCCGCCGCCACAGTCGGTCCGCGGCGCGATGAAGCAGCCGCACCGGTGCCATCATCTCCCAGGAGGTCGATTGTAGGAGAGTCATGACCTCTGCCAGCTTCTGTCGAGCCGACACGGGGCTGTCGGCGCCGGGCCGGGACCCCGGCGTAGCGCGTTCGCGCCGGCCCCGCAGCGCTCGCGTAGCCTTCCAAGAGGTGGAACGGGTCAGCCCGACCAGTATCGCGTCGAGCCTGGCCGACAACGCCTCCTGCTCGCGTTCGAGGCGTCGCAGCTCGGCCTCGGCGGTATCGAGTTTGCCCTGCTGGTTCAGTGCAAACCCGTACACGCCGGTCTTCAGATCGACCGGGACCGACAAAGGCGCCTCGACGAAACGCGACCCGTCCCGTCCATGGGACGCAGCGCCGCCCGCTACACCCCGGCGCACCCTCTCGGTGGCCGCAGCCGTTTTG
This genomic window from Pseudomonadota bacterium contains:
- a CDS encoding glycosyltransferase family 2 protein; the encoded protein is MPLYNHERYVGHALESVFAQSAQPLEIIVVDDGSCDGSVAVVRALAAARREIVFWSHPNQGAHYTLNAAIHRARGEFVAILNSDDAYHPERLADCLQVFRNDPAVAVVTTALNFVDEEGDPIHNRWHERGKAFYQEIGDLSLALVNGNFLMTTSNICARRSLFHEIGCFSGLRYAHDLEFFLRVLARGKHIHFIDKPLVDYRRHASNTIREDVPKVRVETAGAVAYFIYESCHRWRGGNRDWGYLGRLTEITDRLGLTPLLVPFFAFFQGLPPGDDVWGAFARDEGFRESMERAAQRTLASAAGPSSPSTRLAGVA